Proteins from a genomic interval of Bombus affinis isolate iyBomAffi1 chromosome 16, iyBomAffi1.2, whole genome shotgun sequence:
- the LOC126925512 gene encoding pro-resilin-like: MRCSSPPPTPIAGHSNTYWLIRGYAALRINCNKGSGWYINSSVDHLLSSLRVFAHNTNMNYHQLTKVLLLLSCFASDALAGLLPGGSAGGSGYQYNRPSGAGFGGPGGLSGDLGGGFRGRPNALYGAPGAGGDAGFGGRPSGTYGAPGFGGDAGYQGGGAGGQGRDYGRPQPYSFQYEVYDPPSGNDYSQRESSDGNVVTGEYRVLLPDSRTQIVKYMADDANGYTADVQYEGQARAGAGAGAGAYGAPAYQGGAGGFQGGYQAPGGGPGASNQYLPPRK; this comes from the exons ATGCGCTGCTCCTCTCCACCTCCCACACCCATAGCCGGTCATTCTAATACATACTGGTTAATACGTGGATATGCAGCGCTAAGGATAAACTGTAACAAAGGGTCCGGATGGTATATAAACTCGTCCGTGGATCATCTTCTCAGTTCGCTTCGCGTCTTCGCTCATAACACCAATATGAATTACCACCAG TTAACGAAAGTGCTATTGCTGCTATCGTGTTTTGCTAGTGATGCACTTGCTGGATTGCTGCCGGGTGGTAGCGCCGGTGGAAGTGGTTACCAGTACAACAGACCCAGTGGAGCTGGATTCGGTGGTCCAGGAGGATTGTCTGGAGATTTAGGAGGAGGTTTCAGGGGGAGACCCAATGCGTTGTACGGAGCTCCAGGAGCTGGTGGAGACGCTGGTTTTGGTGGACGTCCATCTGGCACTTATGGTGCTCCTGGATTCGGTGGTGATGCAGGCTACCAAGGTGGTGGTGCTGGAGGCCAGGGTCGCGATTATGGAAGA cCACAACCATACAGCTTCCAGTATGAGGTATACGATCCCCCTAGTGGCAATGACTACTCTCAACGAGAGAGCAGTGACGGTAACGTGGTAACAGGCGAATATAGAGTACTCTTACCGGACTCGAGGACACAAATCGTAAAATACATGGCTGACGATGCGAATGGATATACTGCTGATGTTCAATACGAAGGACAGGCTCGAGCAGGTGCTGGTGCTGGTGCTGGTGCTTATGGAGCACCTGCTTATCAAGGAGGTGCGGGAGGATTCCAAGGTGGCTATCAAGCAC CTGGAGGCGGACCTGGAGCTAGCAATCAATATCTTCCACCACGGAAATAA